The Populus trichocarpa isolate Nisqually-1 chromosome 11, P.trichocarpa_v4.1, whole genome shotgun sequence genome has a segment encoding these proteins:
- the LOC7454991 gene encoding uncharacterized protein LOC7454991 has product MDPSVSTGENPDSNENNPQESESESNNSRSDALGKALSTMLANVIKDLDSKAQDTLNSQDKLNSAIDRLTRELDQLLEDAPLPFIMQHAAKISGVRKRVSSLNSVLKSIQKRVDNIDRLLSVGMLQGKTTMDSSSQH; this is encoded by the exons ATGGACCCATCAGTTTCTACGGGTGAAAATCCGGATTCCAACGAAAATAATCCTCAAGAATCTGAATCTGAATCCAATAACAGCCGCAGTGATGCATTAGGCAAGGCTTTATCAACGATGCTGGCCAATGTTATTAAGGATCTCGACTCTAAAGCTCAAGACACTCTCAATAGCCAAGATAAACTTAATTCTGCTATTGATCGTCTTACTAGAG AGCTTGATCAGTTGTTGGAAGATGCACCCTTGCCGTTTATCATGCAGCATGCAGCAAAGATTTCAGGTGTTCGAAAGAGAGTTTCATCATTGAATTCTGTTCTAAAATCAATACAGAAACGTGTTGACAATATAGACCGACTGCTATCTGTGGGCATGCTTCAGG GGAAGACAACTATGGACAGTTCATCGCAACACTAG
- the LOC7489051 gene encoding uncharacterized protein LOC7489051 isoform X3 gives MPDTVPKSSCRTVGIAKVKSCQFYILPPDKDSNFSHVQVVYRVEKTCSGNDGQEHCEDNGSPSDRFQGPIEDHHGGNTATETCRRHQPLAAKQVPPSEKNYAQAHPSYLETLGQVHYAWIFGAIAELVDNSRDAEATRLDISIEEIYSKRAGKEIPMLSVIDDGHGMIHREVEKMVRFGHKKPEADDPDRIGRFGVGFKTGAMRLGRDALVITQTNDSRSIAFLSQSLNEGKDNLEIPIVSYRRKGQFMEVDTSVQLEALAKYNLKVIKEFSPFDKYLIGAKAGLFRENRTGTQIFIWNLDEWGSQYCLEWDRGLTGGSSFHKGDILIRSRRLRSRPGQISKTVFLDYSLRSYLEVIFLVPRIRIYLQGSLVKSRPLAKYLNQTSEATGNIMGKRVHLTLGRSQLEFEQANCGIFLYWHGRLIEAYKRVGGMIHNGDWGRGVIGVIDVTDLMNEGNGRVGVHNAKQSFLDCEPYARLEAWLGAKADEYWTNNFETLKLKKGGSLYKPDHEWVQCDKCRKWRMLSSGFDVKTLPEEWFCYMGPFNGSCEIPEQKVDRGVITVSAKQNRQDIKDVDDDAMISSDGISDEDSNQTERDGKRDLKRLRKGLPRACKKGP, from the exons ATGCCGGACACAGTGCCTAAATCCTCCTGCAGAACT GTTGGAATTGCAAAAGTTAAGTCCTGTCAATTCTACATACTTCCTCCTGATAAAGACTCAAATTTTAGCCATGTCCAAGTTGTATATCGGGTGGAGAAAACATGCAGTGGGAATGATGGTCAAGAACACTGTGAAGATAATGGCTCTCCTAGTGACAGGTTTCAAGGCCCTATTGAAGATCACCATGGTGGCAATACTGCAACTGAAACTTGTCGGAGACACCAGCCTCTTGCTGCGAAACAGGTTCCACCATCAGAGAAAAATTATGCTCAGGCACATCCAAGCTACCTGGAAACTCTTGGTCAAGTGCATTATGCATGGATTTTTGGTGCAATAGCTGAGCTTGTTGATAATTCCAGGGATGCTGAAGCAACTAG ACTGGACATTTCTATTGAGgaaatatattcaaaaagaGCTGGCAAAGAAATTCCTATGCTGTCAGTTATAGATGATGGTCATGGCATGATCCATCGAGAGGTAGAGAAAATGGTTCGTTTTGGGCACAAGAAACCTGAGGCCGATGATCCGGATCGCATTGGAAGATTTGGTGTTGGATTTAAG ACTGGAGCAATGAGATTAGGCAGGGATGCTCTGGTTATAACTCAGACTAATGATTCCAGATCCATAGCCTTTCTTTCACAATCTTTAAATGAAGGAAAAGAT AATCTTGAGATACCCATTGTAAGCTACCGCAGAAAAGGACAGTTTATGGAAGTCGACACTAGTGTCCAGTTGGAAGCTTTAGCAAAGTACAACCTGAAAGTTATTAAGGAATTTTCGccttttgataaatatttgatCGGTGCAAAAGCAGGTTTATTCCGTGAAAACCGTACAGGGACACAAATTTTCATATGGAACTTAGATGAATGGGGATCACAATATTGTTTGGAATGGGATCGTGGATTGACTGGTGGGAGCTCCTTTCATAAAGGTGACATTCTGATCCGTTCTAGAAGGCTCAGATCTCGTCCTGGCCAGATTAGCAAAACG GTTTTTTTAGATTACTCACTTAGGTCATATCTTGAAGTCATCTTCTTAGTTCCACGAATAAGGATTTATCTGCAAGGTTCATTG GTTAAAAGTCGACCACTGGCGAAATATTTGAATCAGACTTCGGAAGCAACTGGTAACATCATGGGGAAACGTGTTCATTTAACTCTTGGTCGCTCTCAGTTGGAATTTGAGCAGGCAAATTGTGgaatatttttgtattggcaTGGTCGATTAATTGAG GCTTATAAGAGAGTTGGTGGCATGATTCACAATGGCGATTGGGGTCGAGGCGTGATTGGTGTCATTGATGTTACTGATTTAATG AATGAAGGAAATGGCCGGGTGGGCGTGCATAATGCCAAGCAATCTTTCCTTGATTGTGAACCGTATGCTCGACTAGAGGCGTGGCTGGGAGCGAAGGCAGATGAGTATTGGACCAATAATTTTGAAACGCTGAAGTTG AAAAAAGGTGGTTCCCTGTACAAACCTGACCACGAATGGGTGCAGTGTGATAAGTGCAGGAAGTGGAGGATGTTGAGTTCGGGGTTTGATGTTAAAACATTACCTGAAGAATG GTTTTGTTATATGGGTCCTTTCAATGGATCATGTGAAATCCCAGAGCAAAAGGTTGATCGTGGGGTGATCACAGTGTCTGCAAAACAAAATAGACAGGATATAAAAGATGTTGACGATGATGCTATGATCAGTTCAGATG GTATTAGCGATGAAGATTCTAATCAAACCGAGAGGGATGGCAAGCGAGATTTAAAGAGGTTAAGGAAGGGACTGCCGAGGGCTTGTAAGAAGGGACCTTGA
- the LOC7489051 gene encoding uncharacterized protein LOC7489051 isoform X1, giving the protein MGEANLAPDPYVLLMKDHKPICRTQCLNPPAELPKCWSLSDIVPRARVHILGDLPSCFLSPAPESSRDKFEWGRFLTYLQKKDSVGIAKVKSCQFYILPPDKDSNFSHVQVVYRVEKTCSGNDGQEHCEDNGSPSDRFQGPIEDHHGGNTATETCRRHQPLAAKQVPPSEKNYAQAHPSYLETLGQVHYAWIFGAIAELVDNSRDAEATRLDISIEEIYSKRAGKEIPMLSVIDDGHGMIHREVEKMVRFGHKKPEADDPDRIGRFGVGFKTGAMRLGRDALVITQTNDSRSIAFLSQSLNEGKDNLEIPIVSYRRKGQFMEVDTSVQLEALAKYNLKVIKEFSPFDKYLIGAKAGLFRENRTGTQIFIWNLDEWGSQYCLEWDRGLTGGSSFHKGDILIRSRRLRSRPGQISKTVFLDYSLRSYLEVIFLVPRIRIYLQGSLVKSRPLAKYLNQTSEATGNIMGKRVHLTLGRSQLEFEQANCGIFLYWHGRLIEAYKRVGGMIHNGDWGRGVIGVIDVTDLMNEGNGRVGVHNAKQSFLDCEPYARLEAWLGAKADEYWTNNFETLKLKKGGSLYKPDHEWVQCDKCRKWRMLSSGFDVKTLPEEWFCYMGPFNGSCEIPEQKVDRGVITVSAKQNRQDIKDVDDDAMISSDGISDEDSNQTERDGKRDLKRLRKGLPRACKKGP; this is encoded by the exons ATGGGAGAAGCAAATTTGGCTCCAG aCCCGTACGTTTTGCTTATGAAAGACCACAAACCTATATGCCGGACACAGTGCCTAAATCCTCCTGCAGAACT GCCAAAATGCTGGAGTTTAAGTGATATAGTTCCAAGAGCTAGGGTACATATCCTTGGTGATCTGCCTAGTTGCTTTTTGAGTCCTGCTCCCGAGTCTTCTCGTGACAAATTTGAATGGGGCAGATTTTTGACTTATCTTCAAAAGAAAGACTCG GTTGGAATTGCAAAAGTTAAGTCCTGTCAATTCTACATACTTCCTCCTGATAAAGACTCAAATTTTAGCCATGTCCAAGTTGTATATCGGGTGGAGAAAACATGCAGTGGGAATGATGGTCAAGAACACTGTGAAGATAATGGCTCTCCTAGTGACAGGTTTCAAGGCCCTATTGAAGATCACCATGGTGGCAATACTGCAACTGAAACTTGTCGGAGACACCAGCCTCTTGCTGCGAAACAGGTTCCACCATCAGAGAAAAATTATGCTCAGGCACATCCAAGCTACCTGGAAACTCTTGGTCAAGTGCATTATGCATGGATTTTTGGTGCAATAGCTGAGCTTGTTGATAATTCCAGGGATGCTGAAGCAACTAG ACTGGACATTTCTATTGAGgaaatatattcaaaaagaGCTGGCAAAGAAATTCCTATGCTGTCAGTTATAGATGATGGTCATGGCATGATCCATCGAGAGGTAGAGAAAATGGTTCGTTTTGGGCACAAGAAACCTGAGGCCGATGATCCGGATCGCATTGGAAGATTTGGTGTTGGATTTAAG ACTGGAGCAATGAGATTAGGCAGGGATGCTCTGGTTATAACTCAGACTAATGATTCCAGATCCATAGCCTTTCTTTCACAATCTTTAAATGAAGGAAAAGAT AATCTTGAGATACCCATTGTAAGCTACCGCAGAAAAGGACAGTTTATGGAAGTCGACACTAGTGTCCAGTTGGAAGCTTTAGCAAAGTACAACCTGAAAGTTATTAAGGAATTTTCGccttttgataaatatttgatCGGTGCAAAAGCAGGTTTATTCCGTGAAAACCGTACAGGGACACAAATTTTCATATGGAACTTAGATGAATGGGGATCACAATATTGTTTGGAATGGGATCGTGGATTGACTGGTGGGAGCTCCTTTCATAAAGGTGACATTCTGATCCGTTCTAGAAGGCTCAGATCTCGTCCTGGCCAGATTAGCAAAACG GTTTTTTTAGATTACTCACTTAGGTCATATCTTGAAGTCATCTTCTTAGTTCCACGAATAAGGATTTATCTGCAAGGTTCATTG GTTAAAAGTCGACCACTGGCGAAATATTTGAATCAGACTTCGGAAGCAACTGGTAACATCATGGGGAAACGTGTTCATTTAACTCTTGGTCGCTCTCAGTTGGAATTTGAGCAGGCAAATTGTGgaatatttttgtattggcaTGGTCGATTAATTGAG GCTTATAAGAGAGTTGGTGGCATGATTCACAATGGCGATTGGGGTCGAGGCGTGATTGGTGTCATTGATGTTACTGATTTAATG AATGAAGGAAATGGCCGGGTGGGCGTGCATAATGCCAAGCAATCTTTCCTTGATTGTGAACCGTATGCTCGACTAGAGGCGTGGCTGGGAGCGAAGGCAGATGAGTATTGGACCAATAATTTTGAAACGCTGAAGTTG AAAAAAGGTGGTTCCCTGTACAAACCTGACCACGAATGGGTGCAGTGTGATAAGTGCAGGAAGTGGAGGATGTTGAGTTCGGGGTTTGATGTTAAAACATTACCTGAAGAATG GTTTTGTTATATGGGTCCTTTCAATGGATCATGTGAAATCCCAGAGCAAAAGGTTGATCGTGGGGTGATCACAGTGTCTGCAAAACAAAATAGACAGGATATAAAAGATGTTGACGATGATGCTATGATCAGTTCAGATG GTATTAGCGATGAAGATTCTAATCAAACCGAGAGGGATGGCAAGCGAGATTTAAAGAGGTTAAGGAAGGGACTGCCGAGGGCTTGTAAGAAGGGACCTTGA
- the LOC7489051 gene encoding uncharacterized protein LOC7489051 isoform X2 — MGEANLAPDPYVLLMKDHKPICRTQCLNPPAELPKCWSLSDIVPRARVHILGDLPSCFLSPAPESSRDKFEWGRFLTYLQKKDSVGIAKVKSCQFYILPPDKDSNFSHVQVVYRVEKTCSGNDGQEHCEDNGSPSDRFQGPIEDHHGGNTATETCRRHQPLAAKQVPPSEKNYAQAHPSYLETLGQVHYAWIFGAIAELVDNSRDAEATRLDISIEEIYSKRAGKEIPMLSVIDDGHGMIHREVEKMVRFGHKKPEADDPDRIGRFGVGFKNLEIPIVSYRRKGQFMEVDTSVQLEALAKYNLKVIKEFSPFDKYLIGAKAGLFRENRTGTQIFIWNLDEWGSQYCLEWDRGLTGGSSFHKGDILIRSRRLRSRPGQISKTVFLDYSLRSYLEVIFLVPRIRIYLQGSLVKSRPLAKYLNQTSEATGNIMGKRVHLTLGRSQLEFEQANCGIFLYWHGRLIEAYKRVGGMIHNGDWGRGVIGVIDVTDLMNEGNGRVGVHNAKQSFLDCEPYARLEAWLGAKADEYWTNNFETLKLKKGGSLYKPDHEWVQCDKCRKWRMLSSGFDVKTLPEEWFCYMGPFNGSCEIPEQKVDRGVITVSAKQNRQDIKDVDDDAMISSDGISDEDSNQTERDGKRDLKRLRKGLPRACKKGP, encoded by the exons ATGGGAGAAGCAAATTTGGCTCCAG aCCCGTACGTTTTGCTTATGAAAGACCACAAACCTATATGCCGGACACAGTGCCTAAATCCTCCTGCAGAACT GCCAAAATGCTGGAGTTTAAGTGATATAGTTCCAAGAGCTAGGGTACATATCCTTGGTGATCTGCCTAGTTGCTTTTTGAGTCCTGCTCCCGAGTCTTCTCGTGACAAATTTGAATGGGGCAGATTTTTGACTTATCTTCAAAAGAAAGACTCG GTTGGAATTGCAAAAGTTAAGTCCTGTCAATTCTACATACTTCCTCCTGATAAAGACTCAAATTTTAGCCATGTCCAAGTTGTATATCGGGTGGAGAAAACATGCAGTGGGAATGATGGTCAAGAACACTGTGAAGATAATGGCTCTCCTAGTGACAGGTTTCAAGGCCCTATTGAAGATCACCATGGTGGCAATACTGCAACTGAAACTTGTCGGAGACACCAGCCTCTTGCTGCGAAACAGGTTCCACCATCAGAGAAAAATTATGCTCAGGCACATCCAAGCTACCTGGAAACTCTTGGTCAAGTGCATTATGCATGGATTTTTGGTGCAATAGCTGAGCTTGTTGATAATTCCAGGGATGCTGAAGCAACTAG ACTGGACATTTCTATTGAGgaaatatattcaaaaagaGCTGGCAAAGAAATTCCTATGCTGTCAGTTATAGATGATGGTCATGGCATGATCCATCGAGAGGTAGAGAAAATGGTTCGTTTTGGGCACAAGAAACCTGAGGCCGATGATCCGGATCGCATTGGAAGATTTGGTGTTGGATTTAAG AATCTTGAGATACCCATTGTAAGCTACCGCAGAAAAGGACAGTTTATGGAAGTCGACACTAGTGTCCAGTTGGAAGCTTTAGCAAAGTACAACCTGAAAGTTATTAAGGAATTTTCGccttttgataaatatttgatCGGTGCAAAAGCAGGTTTATTCCGTGAAAACCGTACAGGGACACAAATTTTCATATGGAACTTAGATGAATGGGGATCACAATATTGTTTGGAATGGGATCGTGGATTGACTGGTGGGAGCTCCTTTCATAAAGGTGACATTCTGATCCGTTCTAGAAGGCTCAGATCTCGTCCTGGCCAGATTAGCAAAACG GTTTTTTTAGATTACTCACTTAGGTCATATCTTGAAGTCATCTTCTTAGTTCCACGAATAAGGATTTATCTGCAAGGTTCATTG GTTAAAAGTCGACCACTGGCGAAATATTTGAATCAGACTTCGGAAGCAACTGGTAACATCATGGGGAAACGTGTTCATTTAACTCTTGGTCGCTCTCAGTTGGAATTTGAGCAGGCAAATTGTGgaatatttttgtattggcaTGGTCGATTAATTGAG GCTTATAAGAGAGTTGGTGGCATGATTCACAATGGCGATTGGGGTCGAGGCGTGATTGGTGTCATTGATGTTACTGATTTAATG AATGAAGGAAATGGCCGGGTGGGCGTGCATAATGCCAAGCAATCTTTCCTTGATTGTGAACCGTATGCTCGACTAGAGGCGTGGCTGGGAGCGAAGGCAGATGAGTATTGGACCAATAATTTTGAAACGCTGAAGTTG AAAAAAGGTGGTTCCCTGTACAAACCTGACCACGAATGGGTGCAGTGTGATAAGTGCAGGAAGTGGAGGATGTTGAGTTCGGGGTTTGATGTTAAAACATTACCTGAAGAATG GTTTTGTTATATGGGTCCTTTCAATGGATCATGTGAAATCCCAGAGCAAAAGGTTGATCGTGGGGTGATCACAGTGTCTGCAAAACAAAATAGACAGGATATAAAAGATGTTGACGATGATGCTATGATCAGTTCAGATG GTATTAGCGATGAAGATTCTAATCAAACCGAGAGGGATGGCAAGCGAGATTTAAAGAGGTTAAGGAAGGGACTGCCGAGGGCTTGTAAGAAGGGACCTTGA
- the LOC7489051 gene encoding uncharacterized protein LOC7489051 isoform X4, translating into MGEANLAPDPYVLLMKDHKPICRTQCLNPPAELPKCWSLSDIVPRARVHILGDLPSCFLSPAPESSRDKFEWGRFLTYLQKKDSVGIAKVKSCQFYILPPDKDSNFSHVQVVYRVEKTCSGNDGQEHCEDNGSPSDRFQGPIEDHHGGNTATETCRRHQPLAAKQVPPSEKNYAQAHPSYLETLGQVHYAWIFGAIAELVDNSRDAEATRLDISIEEIYSKRAGKEIPMLSVIDDGHGMIHREVEKMVRFGHKKPEADDPDRIGRFGVGFKTGAMRLGRDALVITQTNDSRSIAFLSQSLNEGKDNLEIPIVSYRRKGQFMEVDTSVQLEALAKYNLKVIKEFSPFDKYLIGAKAGLFRENRTGTQIFIWNLDEWGSQYCLEWDRGLTGGSSFHKGDILIRSRRLRSRPGQISKTVFLDYSLRSYLEVIFLVPRIRIYLQGSLVKSRPLAKYLNQTSEATGNIMGKRVHLTLGRSQLEFEQANCGIFLYWHGRLIEAYKRVGGMIHNGDWGRGVIGVIDVTDLMNEGNGRVGVHNAKQSFLDCEPYARLEAWLGAKADEYWTNNFETLKLFP; encoded by the exons ATGGGAGAAGCAAATTTGGCTCCAG aCCCGTACGTTTTGCTTATGAAAGACCACAAACCTATATGCCGGACACAGTGCCTAAATCCTCCTGCAGAACT GCCAAAATGCTGGAGTTTAAGTGATATAGTTCCAAGAGCTAGGGTACATATCCTTGGTGATCTGCCTAGTTGCTTTTTGAGTCCTGCTCCCGAGTCTTCTCGTGACAAATTTGAATGGGGCAGATTTTTGACTTATCTTCAAAAGAAAGACTCG GTTGGAATTGCAAAAGTTAAGTCCTGTCAATTCTACATACTTCCTCCTGATAAAGACTCAAATTTTAGCCATGTCCAAGTTGTATATCGGGTGGAGAAAACATGCAGTGGGAATGATGGTCAAGAACACTGTGAAGATAATGGCTCTCCTAGTGACAGGTTTCAAGGCCCTATTGAAGATCACCATGGTGGCAATACTGCAACTGAAACTTGTCGGAGACACCAGCCTCTTGCTGCGAAACAGGTTCCACCATCAGAGAAAAATTATGCTCAGGCACATCCAAGCTACCTGGAAACTCTTGGTCAAGTGCATTATGCATGGATTTTTGGTGCAATAGCTGAGCTTGTTGATAATTCCAGGGATGCTGAAGCAACTAG ACTGGACATTTCTATTGAGgaaatatattcaaaaagaGCTGGCAAAGAAATTCCTATGCTGTCAGTTATAGATGATGGTCATGGCATGATCCATCGAGAGGTAGAGAAAATGGTTCGTTTTGGGCACAAGAAACCTGAGGCCGATGATCCGGATCGCATTGGAAGATTTGGTGTTGGATTTAAG ACTGGAGCAATGAGATTAGGCAGGGATGCTCTGGTTATAACTCAGACTAATGATTCCAGATCCATAGCCTTTCTTTCACAATCTTTAAATGAAGGAAAAGAT AATCTTGAGATACCCATTGTAAGCTACCGCAGAAAAGGACAGTTTATGGAAGTCGACACTAGTGTCCAGTTGGAAGCTTTAGCAAAGTACAACCTGAAAGTTATTAAGGAATTTTCGccttttgataaatatttgatCGGTGCAAAAGCAGGTTTATTCCGTGAAAACCGTACAGGGACACAAATTTTCATATGGAACTTAGATGAATGGGGATCACAATATTGTTTGGAATGGGATCGTGGATTGACTGGTGGGAGCTCCTTTCATAAAGGTGACATTCTGATCCGTTCTAGAAGGCTCAGATCTCGTCCTGGCCAGATTAGCAAAACG GTTTTTTTAGATTACTCACTTAGGTCATATCTTGAAGTCATCTTCTTAGTTCCACGAATAAGGATTTATCTGCAAGGTTCATTG GTTAAAAGTCGACCACTGGCGAAATATTTGAATCAGACTTCGGAAGCAACTGGTAACATCATGGGGAAACGTGTTCATTTAACTCTTGGTCGCTCTCAGTTGGAATTTGAGCAGGCAAATTGTGgaatatttttgtattggcaTGGTCGATTAATTGAG GCTTATAAGAGAGTTGGTGGCATGATTCACAATGGCGATTGGGGTCGAGGCGTGATTGGTGTCATTGATGTTACTGATTTAATG AATGAAGGAAATGGCCGGGTGGGCGTGCATAATGCCAAGCAATCTTTCCTTGATTGTGAACCGTATGCTCGACTAGAGGCGTGGCTGGGAGCGAAGGCAGATGAGTATTGGACCAATAATTTTGAAACGCTGAAGTTG tttcccTAG